One Paralichthys olivaceus isolate ysfri-2021 chromosome 21, ASM2471397v2, whole genome shotgun sequence genomic window carries:
- the irf3 gene encoding interferon regulatory factor 3, whose amino-acid sequence MSHSKPLLIPWLRTQIDSGRYPGVQWTNPEQTEFSVPWKHALRQDSSDTDILIFKAWAEVSGNGRAHGDASVWKRNFRSALRSKGFKMVNDKKNETADPHKVFHWPDESASGASSKSSPGTLDKEDPALFEKCGLPIQESQDITCFDDCLYLAEETVFAVPTINQDILQECLNELHIGPETEGTTAFEPVPEQQQLQEEVVIGGYALPGQQQYPVTLEGAGSETGLPEQPAHPAGGAVGGACGGQLVEQFLHTMNQSNDGDHFKTQFRVSVYYRGLKVMEHEVVNEAGLRLVYSPEVTGTLLDKESGLTMVFLPAPGAMSDQTQAKLTRRILDKLGGGLDVGVSGYVVYGQRRGEIKAFWSFSKFDSSQQPQEISKLQPQPLFMFKDFVRGIMDFINGRDCPPCSLFFCLGEKWPDPDNRPWEKKLITVEVVLTSMEMLKKLAIGGGASSLQSVELQMSLEEMMEMC is encoded by the exons ATGTCACATTCGAAGCCGCTGCTCATCCCGTGGCTGCGAACTCAGATCGACAGCGGCAGGTATCCTGGTGTCCAGTGGACGAATCCGGAACAGACAGAGTTCTCCGTCCCCTGGAAACACGCGTTGAGACAGGACTCCTCCGACACTGACATTCTCATCTTTAAG GCCTGGGCTGAGGTGAGCGGCAATGGTCGGGCTCATGGAGACGCCTCGGTCTGGAAGAGGAACTTCCGCAGCGCCCTGCGATCAAAAGGCTTTAAAATGGTCAACGACAAAAAGAACGAAACCGCCGACCCCCACAAAGTGTTTCACTGGCCGGACGAGTCAGCGTCAGGAG CTTCTTCCAAGTCTTCGCCTGGAACCCTCGACAAAGAGGACCCTGCTTTGTTTGAGAAGTGCGGCCTCCCCATACAGGAG AGCCAGGACATCACGTGCTTTGACGACTGCCTCTACCTTGCAGAAGAAACTGTGTTTGCAG TGCCCACCATCAACCAGGATATTCTCCAGGAGTGTCTGAACGAACTGCACATTGGTCCTGAGACAG AGGGAACCACAGCCTTTGAGCCTGTTCCCgagcaacagcagctgcaggaagaggTGGTGATTGGTGGATATGCGTTGCCCGGGCAACAGCAGTATCCAGTAACGTTGGAGGGTGCGGGCAGTGAAACTGGGTTGCCTGAGCAACCGGCACATCCAGCGGGGGGAGCTGTAGGAGGGGCCTGTGGTGGGCAGCTGGTGGAGCAGTTCCTACACACCATGAACCAGAGCAACGACGGAGATCATTTCA agacacagttCAGGGTGTCGGTGTACTACAGAGGGCTGAAGGTGATGGAGCACGAGGTCGTGAATGAAGCTGGGCTCCGCTTAGTCTACAG CCCTGAAGTCACAGGGACACTTTTGGACAAGGAATCTGGCCTGACCATGGTGTTCCTGCCGGCTCCTGGAGCCATGTCGGATCAAACTCAAGCCAAACTGACCCGACGCATCCTGGACAAGCTGGGCGGCGGTTTGGACGTGGGCGTGTCCGGCTACGTGGTCTACGGCCAGCGACGGGGTGAGATCAAAGCGTTTTGGAGCTTCTCCAAATTTGATAGCAGCCAACAGCCTCAGGAGATCTCTAAACTGCAGCCGCAGCCGCTCTTCATGTTCAAGGACTTTGTGCGAG GAATTATGGACTTCATCAATGGGAGAGACTGCCCCCCCTGCTCCCTGTTCTTCTGCCTCGGGGAGAAGTGGCCTGACCCAGACAACAGGCCTTGGGAGAAGAAACTCATCACAGTGGAG GTGGTgctgacttcaatggagatgcTAAAGAAACTCGCCATCGGTGGTGGCGCCTCCTCCCTGCAGTCTGTGGAGTTGCAGATGTCCCTGGAAGAGATGATGGAGATGTGCTGA
- the prr12a gene encoding LOW QUALITY PROTEIN: proline-rich protein 12 (The sequence of the model RefSeq protein was modified relative to this genomic sequence to represent the inferred CDS: inserted 2 bases in 1 codon) has translation MDRNYPGTGFGDLGAGAGWSYERSAKASLVYGSSRSSHPESELLHRQAYATPHPLQGYATNHHPGSSGQGGAWGAAGRSLGLSGLFDTGLHHASPSAPDASVMNLISALESRGPQPPPSASSLLSQFRTPSWQTAMHTPAPPELFISGALPGSGSFPSSSALSAYQHPASFSSRSFPTASLSLQDTPTFSPTSNGLLSPHDPLLHIKAPSQSSLGFDRLLSSQGAAAAAYRGSQDPTGATSAQASSARHLQSHQFNLLSSQLQDQSSQLYNASVFSSAQPQAQSQSQSNSAQERAVPRQDSVIKHYQRPTPAQSQLSSSAAHSLQHYLSCGGAXGYQQIATHHRHAGLSCSPLGDQSPSSDHKAPSRTEQYRPIIQPPYSSSSSSSSSSSAGKGTKSSSSSGYSSASSASSSRTPHTPPSASSTSSSSSSSSATSGAHPSNSIPTSSSSAAPSRQQPPPQPAPPPPAPQQQPPSTSSSAPQSLPKSCLSGYGSPVPPVKTPTAALTGQTPPQQQTQSYSPNQHPSSHLSQSYGGFSSPQAQDLSSGTAGKGYGSLGGRSQSYSTDIYGADSAYGSLPSSLGGAGSPSLGYGAPGHSPALLRSSGSSGSGASGGGSSTGTGSGNSGSGGGAGNSMTNERGGGGSGGGSYHIPDSSPSPSGNSGIIRPGLHSPVPTCPTQSPGGAGSNKYISSVLSPTFLASPQGYPDTRGPNSQPQSYHSTSSKTKADTSMLGVGSQRSQEEVDDDDEFLIQHLLQAQASPTPQAAHHHPQQPPQQASQQTQSQSQPVPPTTDSGKGLSYDMGKTSEERYHPQSVIRTHSATSTAGVGNAGSGGSISGLDSQLEMSLKKQQQQHQQHHHQQQQQQRNERSVGSSRSTGGRGSAEQVHSHLHHHDNLGSVVHYGRGDPYSQHSLAPQHSSHSQHVTSHSQMPSHPQMELQKKSQERADIPYPRKTPEVQQQHSQSQAAASLMDSPTDQSRQPPHLLQSVLSHTTRNKLEPHQQHHKMDSHRQHPQHHKMDSHQPHPQHPKMDSLPQHQQHPKMDSHQHQQHHKIDSHSQHQQHHKMDSHAQQQHSISQQQAVMESAGGRLGASKHQAQSQSQTTQLQLQLQSQALEVAAAHYNHGPPPHQHEQSQVKQSTVVSSLDMLERSLSQTSSADVAEDRRGGPGSGGRSGGSSERHRQQEQHPSHHHSQQHSASELHSFLSEPDMSLSAPSHMHHLSQHHPQHQQTHSHHPHSQPPLPHHISATSASAHSQPQPDPQQPLSSQLTPQQSQLDQQRSEQHQFDTVSPVEKADQNQQSNRFVPLTSICFPDSLLQDEDRSFFPGMEDMFCTEDYKSSCAGGGGPGQGEMNESHPGQEGMDSMKAGQSAGGAGGGGGAGYDIMGHHGGDQGYESYCHGLEEPSNNTMTLDLDSLKTHELPSTVNTEQLGLIQSQGPAMGMGPNPAGPNNVGAKMSAGPGGSNAGSGSGGLQSPIFCSSRPKKLLKSSSFHLLKERRDPNTLPKKSYAQEYEFEDDEDKADQPADIRLNSRRLPDLLPDLVSSCRKGGGSGSLSPLMGDIDFYHPSGYTSMGSHSLMPQDGPKKRGRKPTRPKREGPPRPRGRPRIRPMPEPYTPRGMMGEMGGTTVGGGFSVEGRGRGRGRGSRGRGGRREDMYMEMSGKEQDQMHHHHLHQQQQLHHQPQQQQHEPIPPLKIKLPIGTLSSSDALLRTDSLSGTDPALSDGSVGSAPSLGLSPGPPCSTESTRSQDKNKQKIQMMGEGVDDDGMEERGDDKDSESKAGFVASFLDFLKTGKRPPGLDISPGMEHDNGETSPCKPGGLRPLSPAPPPPPPPPPFGDGEGNGGLALGNCPSPKRLEDELKRNLETLPSFSSDEEDSVGKNQDLQKSISSAISALYDTPQLTSNIQPQLPPPPPPQPQSQSTQGPLTPTLPPPTLSPQPTMHTPHNQPQSDEPDDLQPEDGDMEEVNKEEEIEEERSTGGDEENDMTEESEPQLETLGAPKHDVPLPEIPPAPATPEPPSVPPSPSSSSSPSHSPLPPLSLPSPPPPPEEQEEPSQPPSPIAPTSPSPPPPALAPLPQPATPPPATSPSPPSPPPPPSPPPPAPEPPTQKESPMPSPESPASPEEPPPPKITSLHLAQKQEDAAIVGESEEDESESGGEGIFRERDEFVVRVEDIRTLKLALQTGREPPPIWRVQKALLQKFSPEIKDGQRQFCATSNYLGYFGDAKRRYQRIYVKFLENVNKKDYVRVCSRRPWRRATPALRRQSLPRMASPPASQAPPKVAEKEERVAPPVPREQREKTRTASTTTAKDQREKKEAPSAVPKAKEREREKEKEKEHEKEREREKEKRVQPQQDKVEKRAAATERGRVKEEKKAVERKEKEKAERPPKSKPAKVKAEPPPKKRKKWLKEVPSSSDSDSSDEAASENEMPVKGGVNNRAMREMFRSYVEMLVSTALDPDMIQALEDTDDELYLPPMRKIDSILSEQKRRLLRRVSMNSQHQEVVHAYPQIIVDPLDSGVVRVRLSGDAYNRKTLNRVKKTLPKPQDLKLSSETYRIYSLYHSLHHYKYHTFLQCKKETNTIEQAAEDPGQEEVVQQCMANQSWLDTLFSSFIELLTLSTKA, from the exons ATGGATAGAAATTACCCGGGAACAGGATTTGGTGATCTGGGCGCAGGAGCAGGATGGAGTTACGAGAGATCGGCAAAAGCAAG TCTTGTATATGGGAGTTCCAGATCATCCCACCCTGAGTCTGAGCTCCTCCACAGACAAGCCTACGCCACCCCACACCCTCTGCAGGGCTATGCCACCAATCACCACCCAGGGAGCTCTGGCCAAGGCGGGGCTTGGGGAGCAGCTGGACGTAGTTTGG GTCTTTCAGGGCTCTTTGACACTGGCCTGCACCATGCCAGCCCCTCTGCCCCCGATGCATCTGTCATGAATCTGATCTCTGCCCTGGAGTCCCGGGGTCCTCAGCCTCcaccctctgcctcctcccttctctcccagTTCCGCACACCATCCTGGCAGACAG CGATGCACACGCCTGCTCCTCCTGAACTATTCATCTCTGGAGCCCTTCCTGGCTCTGgatccttcccctcctcctccgctctctCAGCCTATCAGCATCCAGCATCCTTCTCCAGCCGTTCTTTCCCCACTGCCTCCCTTTCCCTCCAGGACACGCCCACATTTAGTCCCACATCCAATGGCCTGCTCTCCCCACATGACCCCCTACTACACATAAAGGCTCCTTCCCAGTCTAGTCTGGGTTTTGATAGACTCCTGTCCTCACAgggtgcagctgcagctgcctACAGGGGCAGCCAGGATCCCACGGGAGCCACATCAGCCCAGGCATCGTCCGCCAGGCACCTGCAGTCCCACCAGTTCAACCTGCTGTCATCACAGCTCCAGGACCAGTCCTCCCAGCTATATAATGCATCTGTCTTTTCTTCGGCCCAGCCCCAGGCTCAGTCTCAGTCGCAGTCAAATTCGGCTCAGGAACGGGCCGTGCCCCGCCAGGACAGTGTTATCAAGCATTACCAGCGGCCCACTCCAGCTCAATCACAGCTCTCATCCTCTGCTGCCCACTCCCTTCAGcactatctcagctgtggagggGC GGGGTACCAGCAGATAGCCACCCACCACAGACACGCTGGCCTTTCTTGCAGCCCACTGGGAGACCAGAGCCCCTCATCTGACCACAAAGCCCCCTCTCGCACTGAACAATATCGGCCAATCATCCAGCCTCCCTATtcgtcatcctcctcttcctcgtcctcgtcctcagCTGGCAAAGGTACGAAAAGCAGCTCCAGCAGTGGCTATTCTTCTGCCAGTTCAGCTTCATCATCAAGAACTCCTCACACACCCCCTTCTGCTTCCTCtacatcctcttcctcctcctcttcttctgctacTTCTGGTGCTCATCCTTCCAACTCCATTcccacctccagctccagcgCAGCCCCTTCCAGGCAGCAGCCACCCCCTCAGccagctcctcctcccccagcccctcagcagcagcctccttccacctcctcctcagcacCCCAGTCTCTCCCCAAATCCTGCCTCTCAGGCTACGGTTCTCCTGTACCGCCAGTGAAGACCCCCACCGCTGCTCTTACTGGTCAGACCCCACcccaacaacaaacacagtcaTATTCCCCTAATCAGCACCCTTCATCCCACCTGTCTCAATCCTATGGAGGCTTCAGTTCACCACAAGCGCAAGACCTGAGCTCAGGTACTGCTGGGAAAGGATACGGGAGTTTAGGTGGGCGAAGCCAGTCGTACTCCACTGATATATATGGAGCTGACTCTGCTTATGGATCACTTCCATCTTCACTGGGTGGAGCTGGAAGCCCGTCACTAGGCTACGGAGCCCCAGGCCACTCCCCTGCTCTTTTAAGATCAAGTGGCTCATCAGGTAGTGGAGCATCAGGGGGAGGAAGCAGTACTGGCACAGGAAGTGGGAACTctggctcaggaggaggagcaggaaacaGTATGACCAatgagagaggtggaggaggtagTGGTGGTGGTTCCTATCATATTCCAGACTCTAGCCCCTCCCCATCAGGCAACTCGGGCATCATCCGTCCAGGGTTGCACTCCCCAGTGCCCACCTGCCCCACACAATCTCCAGGAGGTGCAGGctctaataaatacatttcctcagttctctcccccactttcctGGCCTCCCCACAGGGCTACCCTGACACCAGAGGCCCTAACTCCCAACCTCAGTCCTATCATTCCACCTCTTCTAAAACAAAGGCAGACACTTCTATGCTTGGGGTGGGCTCACAGAGATCACAAGAGGAAGTAGATGATGACGATGAGTTCTTGATACAGCACTTGCTGCAAGCCCAAGCAAGTCCCACTCCCCAGGCTgctcatcaccatcctcaacaACCGCCCCAACAGGCGTCCCAGCAAACTCAGTCTCAGTCCCAGCCAGTGCCCCCAACTACTGATTCAGGCAAAGGGCTGAGCTATGACATGGGTAAGACCTCTGAAGAGAGGTACCACCCCCAGAGTGTCATACGTACCCACAGTGCTACGTCAACGGCCGGAGTAGGAAATGCAGGGTCCGGGGGGTCAATATCAGGGCTGGACAGCCAGCTGGAGATGTCACTgaagaaacaacagcagcaacatcaacaacatcaccatcaacagcagcagcagcagaggaacgaGAGGTCCGTTGGAAGCAGCAGAAGCACTGGAGGGAGGGGCAGCGCTGAACAAGTGCACTCTCATCtccatcaccatgacaacctaGGCTCGGTAGTTCACTATGGGAGGGGTGACCCATACTCCCAACACTCCCTTGCCCCCCAACACTCCTCACATAGTCAACATGTGACTTCTCACTCACAGATGCCGTCCCACCCCCAAATGGAGCTCCAAAAGAAGTCACAGGAGCGAGCTGACATCCCGTATCCTCGGAAAACACCGGAAGTCCAGCAGCAGCATTCCCAGTCTCAAGCTGCAGCCTCCCTCATGGACTCTCCCACCGATCAGTCCCGTCAGCCACCGCACCTGCTCCAGTCGGTGCTGTCCCACACCACCCGCAACAAACTGGAGCCTCATCAACAGCACCACAAAATGGACTCTCACCGGCAGCACCCGCAGCATCACAAAATGGACTCCCACCAACCACATCCGCAACACCCAAAAATGGACTCCCTCCCTCAACATCAGCAGCATCCGAAGATGGACTCccatcagcatcagcagcacCACAAAATTGATTCTCACTCACAACATCAACAGCAccataaaatggactctcatgCCCAACAGCAGCACTCAATTAGCCAACAGCAAGCTGTAATGGAAAGCGCTGGTGGGAGACTTGGTGCAAGTAAACATCAAGCTCAGTCTCAGTCCCAAACCACCCAGCTCCAGCTTCAACTCCAGTCCCAGGCTTTGGAAGTTGCTGCGGCTCACTACAACCACGGCCCCCCTCCTCATCAGCACGAGCAGAGTCAGGTGAAACAAAGCACAGTGGTCTCTTCCTTGGACATGCTGGAGCGCTCCCTCTCTCAGACGTCCAGTGCAGACGTAGCTGAAGACAGACGCGGTGGACCCGGCAGCGGCGGGAGGAGCGGAGGAAGCAGCGAGCGACACAGACAGCAGGAGCAGCATCCGTCCCATCACCACTCACAGCAACACTCAGCCTCAGAACTCCACTCCTTCCTCTCTGAGCCTGACATGAGCTTATCTGCCCCATCTCACATGCACCACCTCTCACAGCACCACCCTCAGCATCAACAAACCCACTCACATCACCCTCACTCGCAACCCCCACTCCCTCACCACATATCCGCAACCTCTGCCTCGGCCCACTCCCAGCCTCAGCCTGACCCACAGCAGCCGCTCTCATCCCAGCTCACCCCTCAGCAGAGCCAGCTGGACCAGCAGCGCTCGGAGCAACACCAGTTTGACACAGTCAGCCCAGTGGAGAAAGCAGATCAGAATCAACAGAGTAACCGCTTTGTGCCCCTAACTTCTATCTGCTTCCCGGATTCCCTCCTTCAGGATGAGGACCGCTCCTTTTTTCCAGGAATGGAAGACATGTTTTGCACAGAGGACTACAAGTCAAGCTGTGCAGGGGGTGGAGGTCCAGGGCAGGGAGAGATGAATGAAAGCCACCCTGGGCAGGAGGGAATGGACTCCATGAAAGCCGGACAGAGTGCGGGTGGAGCAGGGGGAGGTGGCGGAGCGGGCTATGACATAATGGGTCACCATGGCGGAGATCAGGGTTATGAATCATACTGTCATGGCCTGGAAGAGCCCAGCAACAACACCATGACTCTGGATTTAGACTCCCTTAAAACCCATGAGCTCCCCTCCACTGTCAACACTGAGCAGCTTGGACTGATACAGTCCCAGGGCCCAGCTATGGGTATGGGCCCCAATCCTGCTGGTCCCAACAATGTTGGAGCCAAAATGTCCGCTGGGCCTGGAGGAAGTAATGCAGGAAGTGGTTCTGGAGGCCTCCAGTCTCCCATTTTCTGCTCGTCTCGTCCCAAGAAGCTGCTCAAGTCCAGCTCTTTCCACCTGTTAAAGGAGCGCAGGGACCCCAACACACTGCCTAAGAAAAGTTACGCTCAAGAGTATGAGTTTGAAGATGATGAGGATAAAGCTGATCAGCCAGCTGACATACGCTTAAACAGCCGGAGGCTCCCGGACCTGTTACCAGACCTGGTGTCTAGTTGcagaaagggaggaggaagtggCTCTCTCAGCCCTTTAATGGGTGACATTGACTTCTACCACCCCTCTGGATACACATCTATGGGTTCACACTCTCTTATGCCTCAGGATGGACCGAAGAAGCGGGGCCGAAAGCCTACTAGACCCAAGAGAGAGGGTCCCCCTAGGCCAAGAGGCAGGCCTCGCATCCGCCCGATGCCTGAGCCATACACTCCGAGAGGGATGATGGGGGAGATGGGTGGAACAACAGTGGGAGGAGGATTCAGCGTGGAgggaagaggcagaggcagggGTCGTGGAAGCAGAGgtagaggaggaaggagggaggacatgtaCATGGAAATGAGTGGGAAGGAGCAGGATCAGATGCATCACCATCACctacatcagcagcagcagctccatcaCCAGCCCCAACAGCAGCAACACGAACCTATTCCTCCTCTGAAG ATAAAATTACCTATCGGTACCCTGTCCTCCTCCGATGCCTTGCTGAGGACAGACTCTTTGTCTGGCACGGACCCAGCTCTGTCTGATGGCTCTGTGGGCTCAGCTCCCTCACTTGGTCTAAGTCCTGGACCCCCCTGCAGCACAGAAAGCACCAGAAGTCAGGAcaagaacaaacagaaaatacagatgaTGGGTGAAGGGGTCGATGATGATGGGATGGAGGAAAGG GGCGATGATAAGGACTCTGAGTCCAAGGCTGGCTTCGTTGCTTCATTCTTGGACTTCCTCAAGACGGGGAAGAGACCTCCAGGCTTGGACATCTCACCAGGAATGGAGCATGACAATGGGGAAACCTCACCGTGTAAACCAGGGGGTCTGCGCCCACTgtctcctgcacctcctcctccacccccgcCACCTCCATTTGGGGATGGCGAAGGGAATGGTGGTCTGGCCCTGGGCAACTGCCCCAGCCCCAAGCGCTTGGAAGATGAGCTAAAGAGGAACCTGGAGACCCTGCCCTCATTCTCTTCTGATGAGGAAGACTCAGTGGGAAAGAACCAGGACCTCCAGAAGAGCATCTCCTCGGCCATTTCTGCTCTGTATGACACTCCTCAGCTCACCTCGAACATCCAGCCCcaactccctcctcctccacctccccagcCTCAGTCTCAATCCACCCAGGGCCCTCTCACTCCCACACTGCCACCCCCCACGCTCAGCCCACAGCCCACCATGCATACTCCCCACAACCAGCCCCAATCTGATGAACCTGATGATCTCCAGCCCGAAGATggagacatggaggaggtgaacaaggaggaggagattgaGGAGGAAAGAAGCACAGGAGGGGACGAAGAGAATGATATGACAGAAGAGAGTGAACCACAGCTGGAAACCCTGGGTGCACCTAAGCATGATG TGCCGCTCCCCGAGATCCCTCCAGCGCCAGCGACTCCTGAACCTCCCTCTGTCCCCccatctccctcctcatcctcctcgcCGTCtcactcccccctccctcccctctcactCCCCTCACCCCCGCCTCCACCAGAAGAACAAGAGGAGCCCTCCCAGCCTCCAAGCCCCATCGCTCCTACATCCCCATCTCCGCCACCTCCCGCACTCGCTCCTCTCCCTCAGCCTGCCACTCCTCCACCTGCGACATCGCCTTcgcctccttcccctcctcctcctccttcccctcctccccctgctcctgaGCCTCCTACTCAGAAGGAGTCTCCCATGCCATCTCCAGAGTCCCCCGCCTCTCCCGAAGAGCCCCCACCTCCCAAAATCACCTCGCTGCATCTTGCCCAGAAGCAAGAAGATGCTGCCATTGttggagagagtgaggaggatgAGAGCGAAAGTGGCGGGGAGGGAATCTTCAGAGAAAGGGATGAGTTTGTGGTGCGAGTGGAAGACATCCGGACTCTCAag CTGGCCCTGCAGACGGGCCGTGAGCCTCCACCCATCTGGAGAGTGCAGAAAGCCCTGCTGCAGAAGTTCAGTCCAGAGATTAAAGATGGGCAGAGGCAGTTCTGCGCCACAAGCAAT tATCTTGGCTACTTTGGAGATGCCAAGAGACGATACCAGCGAATCTATGTCAAGTTTTTGGAGAATGTCAATAAGAAGGACTACGTCAGAGTCTGCTCTCGGAGGCCTTGGCGCAGAGCCACACCTGCTCTCAG ACGCCAGTCCCTCCCGAGGATGGCCTCCCCTCCCGCGTCCCAGGCGCCACCCAAAGTAGcggaaaaagaggagagagtggCTCCACCAGTCCCACgcgaacagagagagaaaacgagAACAGCGAGTACAACAACGGCAAAAGATCAACGGGAGAAGAAGGAGGCTCCATCTGCCGTGCCGAAAgccaaggagagagagagggagaaagaaaaagagaaggagcatGAGAAGgagcgtgagagagagaaggagaagcgAGTGCAGCCGCAGCAGGACAAAGTAGAGAAACgagctgcagcaacagaacGAGGTcgggtgaaggaggagaagaaagccgtggagaggaaagagaaggaaaaggccGAGCGCCCACCCAAGTCCAAGCCGGCCAAAGTGAAGGCCGAGCCACCGcccaagaagaggaagaagtggCTGAAGGAAGTACCTTCATCATCAGACTCGGACTCATCGGATGAGGCAGCTAGTGAGAATGAAa TGCCAGTGAAAGGCGGAGTGAACAACCGTGCCATGAGGGAGATGTTCAGGAGCTACGTGGAGATGCTGGTCAGCACGGCCCTGGACCCCGACATGATCCAAGCTCTGGAGGACACAGATG ACGAGCTGTACCTCCCACCGATGAGGAAGATTGACAGCATCCTCAGCGAACAGAAAAGGAGGCTGCTGAGGAGAGTCAGCATGAACTCTCAGCACCAG GAAGTCGTGCATGCTTACCCCCAGATCATTGTAGACCCCCTGGACTCAGGAGTGGTCAGGGTGCGGCTGAGCGGTGACGCTTACAACCGCAAGACCCTCAACAGAGTCAAGAAGACCCTGCCTAAACCACAG GACCTTAAACTGTCATCTGAGACATATCGGATCTACAGTCTCTACCACTCCCTTCATCACTATAAATACCACACCTTCTTACAGTGCAAGAAAGAG ACCAACACCATTGAGCAGGCAGCTGAGGACCCGGGCCAAGAGGAAGTGGTGCAGCAGTGCATGGCCAACCAGAGCTGGCTGGACACCCTCTTCAGCTCCTTCATCGAGCTGCTCACGCTCAGCACCAAAGCTTGA